The genomic window CCTTTACATCCTCCGAGGTGGCCCCAAAGCATTCAATAATTGTCTGGGGCAGCACCTGTATGGAACTCAGATCAAAGTGCCGGCCAATCTCTCCGATGGTGAGCAAACAGAATATAATTTCCGTATCGTTACGCTTCTGCAGATCCGTTATCAGCTTTGTGGCCAATGGGGTCGCCACCTGGGGACACTGCTGTGTTAAGGCAGCGATGCACTTCGCCGATGAGTGATAGGCCTGCTTGTGCAGCTGCACCACCTCACTGGGAGCGCCGGCAGTGGCTCTGGAGTTGGCATCGCCGTTGCCAGCCAAAACTGGTGCCATAAGCTTCGAGACCAGCGAATGGTAGTCCAGGCCAGTCAGCTGTGTTTGCACCAGGGCCTGGAACAGCTCCAAAGTGCAATTCAATGCAGAGCCCTGTAACAATGGAATCAGTTATTAGTTGTGCTTATTGTCCATCTACTATCAATAATGTTATTTCGGCCTACCTGCAGCAAAGGTGATCGAACGAGGATAAGCACAGAGCGCAAGAACTGCTCATGAATGCCGACTAGAGCTTGGGGCTGCCTGCGAGCTACGGTGCTCAAAAGCGTCAGAGAGTACTGGGCAACGTGCAAATCCGAGTCCGATATGAGCGGTGGAATCTCAACTATGGCTGTCTGCAGTAGGTTTGCCTCAAAGTTGCTCGAATAGTTAATGACGATCTTGTTAATCAGATCGAGGGAGTGCAGCTTCAGGGCGCGGTGGTTCTTTCGAAGGAATGTGCCCAATGCAGGCAACACGTCGTGCAGGATGGGAGTCAGATCAATGCGCAGGGACGACGCTGCGATCAGAGTCAAGGCCTTCACGCTGCTCAGCCTGGTTACTTCGTTCTTCAGGCGCTCCATGAAGATTGGCAGACAAACTGCCAGCTCGTTCTGCAGCATGTCGCCCATGTTGGCGATAATCTGTCCCATGCAGGCTATGGCTCGCTCCTTCACCTCCTGGTCGACGTCCGTGACTTTCAGTTTCTGCAAGGTGCACGAGTAAACCTGGCCCACAAACGAAGGGGCATCAAACTCGGACTTGGCCGCATTCGGTTCCAGCGGACGAATCACCTTCACCAACTGCTGCAACACCAAGAGCGCCTCTGTGGCAATCTTATAGAACGGATCAAAGACCGAAGTCACCACAAGGGGCACCAGGGAGGGAATATGTGGATGAAAGACATGAGGCGGATGTCCTTGGAGCAGCGAGTAGAGGAATCCGAGAGACTCGATCTTCATGTTGCTGGTCGAACTCTTGTCATTCAGCGAATAGCTTATGCCCGGCACAATGCTCTCCAAGTAGGGACCCAGGGCGCCTGGCAGCGAATTCAAAAGCTCACGCAGCAAGAGGAAGCAGTCTTGACGCGTTTTCATCGATTTTTCCCTCATTAACGGCTGTATGGCTTTTACAATGAGCGGCAGCTGCTCAATTAACAGCGAGGTCGGACCCGATACTTGATCCATAGAGTCGTGGTCGTTGGCCACATCGTCGGTGGAGCGTGTGTTCTTAAGCAGGGCCACATAAGCGTGAAATATGTCGGACTTAACATTCTCCTCGCGCTCCTTGAAACGCGCAATCAAAGCCGGACTGAGGCTGCGATAGAAGTCCTCGATGAGTTCCTGGCGCGTGGATATCAATACCTCCAGACACTTGGCTGCAGCGCGACGAACTTTCCAGCTCATGTCGTCGTCGTCACTGTATTCCTCACTGTCAACGTACTCATCATCCTCCGTGTCCATGGCGTTGCCAGTATCGCCATCATCCGTCTCGTAGTTGTAGTTTGGATCGTACGTGATATAGTTGAGGCACAGCTCCAGGATCTAACAAAAACAATCCGTTATTCAATGTAAGACATAGCTCAAAACTCGTGTATACTTACCATGGGAATATGCGGGTTTATGGCATCTGGGCAGCGCATAACGAAAGCTTCGCAGGCCTGCAGACAAAACTCGCGCAGCTCATCGTCGTCCCGCTGACTGTACTGACTCAGCAGGAGCATGGAGCGATCAATGTGGTTGCAAAGTCGATGGCCAGCCTGCCGACTGAAGAgtaataaacaacaaaattatatCTAAAGCtcatataatataaaatatatacaaatatatactttatatacttCGGGAATTAAGCAAGAATACAAATGCATGAGTAAGCGAAAGGGGAGCAGACGAAAATAAAGTAAGCCATACCATATCTGGTTTATTTTCTTAAGAGCAATCCTACACCACTGTCAATCGGAACTTACCATATCGAAGCCAGGCACTGAATGTAAGTTCGAATGGCAGCTGGATTTGATGGGTTCTCTAGGCCATCGAGCAAGTGATCGATGACACCGTTGTAGGCGTTGCTGTTGGCCTGGATCAGCAGGAACGACAGGGCCACAATGGTTCGCTTGCGGACAGCTTGGCGCGAGGAGGCCAACTGGGGCATCAGAGCTTTCAGTATGGTGCTGTGGAAGGGAACGAGGAACTCCCCGAAGCGGGATAGCAAATCGGCCAGTATATCTAGCGATTCCAGTTTCACTGAGACGTCCTCCTGGTAACGAACAGTCGATTAAACATTTTGGTGCCTAGGGAATACCAGAGTTACTCACCTTTTCAATAGCTGTGCTCAGTTTGCCGGTAATCCGTTGGCACACATTTGGGGCCAGGGAATTTGAGGACTGCGGCAGCTCGGCAATCACTGTCTTTAGGCCAATACTCGATATGTCACGCAGCTGCTCCGTGTTGGACATCATGTTGGCGCACAGCGAGTCCACGATTGTCTCCACTTGGATCTCCTTTACCTTGTTGACCAGGGGACCCAGGCACTTGACTGCCAAGTTCTGAACCTCGCCGTTTTTGTCCTCCAGCAGTTTTAGCACCATTCGCACCACCTTTTTCTCTGACTCGTCATCCAGGATAATGCTATCCTTTTGTAGCTCCGTCATCAGATCGTTTGTCGCCATGAAACGGAAGTCCTTGTCCGTCGACGTCATCTGCAGCAGATGAGAGCTCCATTAGAATTTCGATATGTTGCTAAAATGAAATTCTATACATACTTTTTCCAGCAAATTGGCAATTTGGTGGTACTGATGTGACGCCATAGCGAAGCCTTTGAAACGTTCGATCGGTTGCAATTAAGTGATAAGTGaaatattgtatatttgtTCCGGGTTGCCCTATTTTTGGAGTtaaaaaacttgaaaatcTACTGAAATTTTTCCGGTATTGAATCTCCAAGTTTTATGTTCACTCAATTTTGTTATAAAGGCTGCTTAAGTGGGCCCAGTTTGAAAAAACGCAAACGACATATAATAATCCCTAACGCCTTTCGATGCCGATAAGGGTTTTAGTCAAATTTGGcggtataaaataaaatggtgAAATATTTTGGTAACCTATATTACCTACACGTTAGTGTACTTTggtttttgtattatttacgtattaaattataaataaaataaacaataataccCAATTTATTCACTAGCATAACATTTCGTCCCATTACCATTGTTTCTGATGAACGATAGATCAGTAAAAAGGCGCTGGGAGTCTCCCATCTCTAGGAATGTGCCGCTCGTTTTCAGGAATTATTTTAAACGAAATCGAAGCTCACTGctgaaatttaatcaaaatacatacttaacataaataaaagctAACATAATGGATCAGATATTGAATAAGGAAAACACCGGCATTAATTGTATGTTGAATTGACTTCAATTCCCGTTGGTATGGTAATTTCATAGCCAGTTAATATTACAGTGCCGCCGAATCCCATGAAAAATGGAGTCCCTACCAATTCAGTATTGAAGAAACCACTTGGCAAACTTGACAATGTGATGCACCAAACTCCTGGAATAACCCCATTCAAAGGCTCTTCCCTTAGACTCGAAAGCAGTATCGCCAAGCTTTCGCTGCGAAAGCCCCCCAAGCAAAATGTGGTCAACAAGGATCGAGAGGAAGTAAGGTTTAAGACAAATAGCTGCTTTTTGGGAGCCTACGTGTTAAATTGCGAGCCCAGAGTCGTAAATTTGTTCAACTATACTGACTTTCCAAACGAGAAATGTTTgaagaactgcagcaagcGTAAGTAccattaattttaaattatttcctttGTAAATTTTTACTATATTTCTGTAACATTGCAGCGGTCACAGAGACCTGGTCCGAAAATCAACCGGGCTATGAACGGCTATTGGATCAACTTTATCTTGATTTTCGCGCATTGGAAAACCATTTGGAAAATAAGAGCCTTCCGCCCCTAGATTTTATCGACCTgccatacatatataacacAGAAAACTTGGAGCCTACAGAGCCTGAATacgtattaaatatatttcccCCAATGCCCAATTTGGAAGGTATTGATATTCTATTCTAAATTGTTTACAAGTTCGTTGCTTATATTGTGGTTGAACAATCCTAAACTAGGTACCttctaaaataattatattaatggTAGGCTAAGACAAACTTTATCATTAGCTGTTCAAGTTCGTTGTCTCATTTTCCAATCATAtttgtgaaaaaatatatgttatttaaGTCTAACTTCGCCAAATACAACTAAAATTTCATATTGTACGCTTCAATTGATTCAGTAATTTATTAAGTAAGTAAAAGCGACCATTGTACCTAGTTCTGAATTAAAATAACTGTAGCAATTAATACTGGCCTGTTATAAGATTTTTTGGAGGAATATAATATGGGTATTTGTATCATGTTTATGGATTTTATGGCTGTCAGCCTTTAGTCTCGTTGTATATCTCAACATTTTTGGGGCTATATTACCTTTATTGCTTTATATTAATTGTGTTATTTAGTGTAAGTATTCTATCAAAGTAATTTCAGTTAAAAGATTCAATACGATAGATGTATCCCGCTGGCTAGCTTTTGTTTCGATCTTTTAGCCTTTTTTCCGCTAAATGAGATCTGGCTTTTTTCTGGTGGCCAATAGTTGGCAACACTGCAGCACAGTAATGTATCCAGTTTTTTTTACATTGCTGCAGAAAGGTTTCTCGTCTCGCTGGTGACCTTAGTGGTCCGTTCTCCTAGATacaataaaagtgaaaattaacAATATGAatgtataaaacaaaatgtaaatgcaataGAGGTATACATCTAATGAATGATCATACACTTGtgtaaacgaaaataaaaagatttacTTAATATGTGCAATTGTACACTAATAATTGTGTTTGTGTTAAAACTATGACCTAATACGGCAAAGGGTACAAAATACATATGCACTTAACATACTGTCCGACCACACCAAATCGAAAGACTTAGGCGACAAACTTGTAATTACCGAGGGCTGTTGcgatgtacatatgtttaaAGACGTGGCAGTGTCACCAGTGCAACAATACATCtcttgtatgtatgtaaacaTATGCTGTTAATGTATAATATTTCCTGTCTGATGAAATCA from Drosophila yakuba strain Tai18E2 chromosome 2L, Prin_Dyak_Tai18E2_2.1, whole genome shotgun sequence includes these protein-coding regions:
- the LOC6528026 gene encoding cullin-associated NEDD8-dissociated protein 1 codes for the protein MASHQYHQIANLLEKMTSTDKDFRFMATNDLMTELQKDSIILDDESEKKVVRMVLKLLEDKNGEVQNLAVKCLGPLVNKVKEIQVETIVDSLCANMMSNTEQLRDISSIGLKTVIAELPQSSNSLAPNVCQRITGKLSTAIEKEDVSVKLESLDILADLLSRFGEFLVPFHSTILKALMPQLASSRQAVRKRTIVALSFLLIQANSNAYNGVIDHLLDGLENPSNPAAIRTYIQCLASICRQAGHRLCNHIDRSMLLLSQYSQRDDDELREFCLQACEAFVMRCPDAINPHIPMILELCLNYITYDPNYNYETDDGDTGNAMDTEDDEYVDSEEYSDDDDMSWKVRRAAAKCLEVLISTRQELIEDFYRSLSPALIARFKEREENVKSDIFHAYVALLKNTRSTDDVANDHDSMDQVSGPTSLLIEQLPLIVKAIQPLMREKSMKTRQDCFLLLRELLNSLPGALGPYLESIVPGISYSLNDKSSTSNMKIESLGFLYSLLQGHPPHVFHPHIPSLVPLVVTSVFDPFYKIATEALLVLQQLVKVIRPLEPNAAKSEFDAPSFVGQVYSCTLQKLKVTDVDQEVKERAIACMGQIIANMGDMLQNELAVCLPIFMERLKNEVTRLSSVKALTLIAASSLRIDLTPILHDVLPALGTFLRKNHRALKLHSLDLINKIVINYSSNFEANLLQTAIVEIPPLISDSDLHVAQYSLTLLSTVARRQPQALVGIHEQFLRSVLILVRSPLLQGSALNCTLELFQALVQTQLTGLDYHSLVSKLMAPVLAGNGDANSRATAGAPSEVVQLHKQAYHSSAKCIAALTQQCPQVATPLATKLITDLQKRNDTEIIFCLLTIGEIGRHFDLSSIQVLPQTIIECFGATSEDVKAAASHALGAVSVGSLQTYLPLILHEIEVQPKRQYLLLHSLKEVISSLSVSPSGLAQLLPSVPSIWAQLFKHCECSEEGSRNVVAECLGKLVLVNPDELLPQLQQALRSESPTMRTVVVSSVKFTISDQPQPIDALLKQNIGEFLFALRDPEPQVRRVALVAFNSAVHNKPSLVRDLLPTLLPWLYSETKVKSELIREVEMGPFKHTVDDGLDIRKAAFECMYTLLEQGLDRVDVMQFLDHVQAGLCDHYDIKMLTYLMTARLAILCPDKVLLRLDQFIQQLRDTCTHKVKANSVKQEYEKQDELKRSALRAVSALSQIPKANKNQLLVDFLKSIKETPELNKIFEYIQKDSITGSSDIIVMDQS
- the LOC6528027 gene encoding uncharacterized protein LOC6528027, producing the protein MDQILNKENTGINLPPNPMKNGVPTNSVLKKPLGKLDNVMHQTPGITPFKGSSLRLESSIAKLSLRKPPKQNVVNKDREEVRFKTNSCFLGAYVLNCEPRVVNLFNYTDFPNEKCLKNCSKPVTETWSENQPGYERLLDQLYLDFRALENHLENKSLPPLDFIDLPYIYNTENLEPTEPEYVLNIFPPMPNLEGIDILF